The Thermomicrobiales bacterium genome includes a region encoding these proteins:
- a CDS encoding carbohydrate kinase family protein, giving the protein MVFPGHFEDHIIPDKIHVLNVSFLVDSLDRLRGGVAGNIAYSLALLGTRCRVVATAGIDFDEYRSALERVGVDTSGIHIIEHERTASAFITTDRADNQITGFYPGAMSKARDVSVDDHREDVRLGVISPTDPEAMIRHVREFAAAGVPYVFDPGQQIIALSGTALSEGVKSARLLIGNDYEFAMICDKTGTSRDELIRACETVVITYGDLGSTIYDGHGKSEHRIPAARASSVVDPTGAGDGYRAGLIHGMLAGLSWEEAGRIGSQAATFVVEVKGTQSHEYTAAAFAERFSESFPEYADAVRTLHEDPAVAGRNREE; this is encoded by the coding sequence ATGGTTTTTCCCGGTCATTTTGAAGACCACATAATTCCCGACAAGATCCACGTGCTGAACGTGTCGTTTCTCGTTGATTCGCTGGATCGGCTGCGTGGTGGAGTTGCCGGGAACATCGCCTACAGCCTGGCGCTGCTTGGGACACGTTGCCGCGTCGTCGCGACGGCCGGTATTGATTTCGATGAGTACCGCTCGGCGCTGGAGCGCGTTGGTGTAGACACGTCCGGGATCCACATCATCGAGCACGAGCGCACCGCGAGCGCCTTCATTACGACTGATCGCGCCGACAACCAGATTACGGGGTTCTATCCGGGCGCGATGTCGAAGGCTCGCGATGTGTCGGTCGATGACCACCGCGAGGATGTGCGGCTTGGCGTGATCTCGCCGACCGACCCGGAAGCGATGATCCGGCACGTGCGGGAATTCGCTGCCGCCGGCGTCCCCTACGTCTTCGATCCCGGCCAGCAGATCATTGCACTCTCCGGTACGGCGCTGAGCGAAGGCGTGAAGTCCGCCAGGTTGCTGATCGGCAATGACTATGAGTTCGCCATGATCTGCGACAAGACGGGCACCAGTCGCGATGAGCTCATTCGGGCCTGCGAAACGGTGGTCATCACCTATGGTGACCTGGGCTCGACGATCTACGATGGCCACGGCAAATCCGAACATCGCATCCCGGCGGCCCGCGCGTCATCGGTTGTTGACCCAACCGGGGCTGGCGACGGATACCGCGCCGGACTGATTCACGGCATGTTGGCCGGCCTTTCCTGGGAAGAGGCTGGGCGTATTGGCTCGCAGGCCGCGACGTTCGTCGTCGAGGTCAAGGGCACGCAGAGCCATGAGTACACGGCGGCAGCGTTCGCTGAGCGGTTCTCAGAGTCGTTTCCTGAATACGCCGACGCAGTGCGCACACTGCATGAAGACCCGGCAGTGGCCGGTCGAAACAGGGAAGAGTAG
- the ahcY gene encoding adenosylhomocysteinase has product MTDTTQMNYDIFDRGLADDGHRRIAWAAREMPVLALIRERFEREKPLAGVRIVACVHVTTESANLALTLKAGGADAVICASNPLSTQNDVAAALVDDGIPVFAIKGEDAETYYRHLNSAIDHQPNIIIDDGADVVSTVHRTRREVLEGMIGATEETTTGVVRMRAMENDGVLAFPVVAVNDADTKHFFDNRYGTGQSTLDGILRATNILLAGKVLVVAGYGWCGKGIAMRAKGMGARVIVTEINPTRALEAAMDGFAVTTMLRAATIGDIFITATGNINVIDRDDFQNMRDGAIISNAGHFNSEINMAALEEMAGEGRRILRPFVEEFQIAADKRVIVLGEGRLINLAAAEGHPASVMDMSFANQALACSYLVSHGSELEKRVYVVPQEIDQQIARLKLSAMNIEIDVLTDEQESYMSSWEHGT; this is encoded by the coding sequence ATGACCGACACGACGCAGATGAATTACGACATCTTCGATCGCGGCCTGGCTGACGACGGCCATCGCCGAATTGCCTGGGCTGCGCGCGAGATGCCGGTGCTGGCGCTGATTCGCGAACGCTTCGAGCGCGAGAAGCCGCTAGCCGGGGTCCGCATCGTCGCCTGCGTCCACGTCACCACCGAGAGCGCAAATCTGGCGCTCACACTCAAGGCTGGTGGAGCTGACGCGGTGATCTGCGCCAGCAACCCGCTGTCTACCCAGAACGATGTTGCGGCCGCGCTGGTTGATGATGGTATCCCCGTCTTCGCGATTAAGGGCGAAGACGCCGAAACCTACTACCGTCACCTCAATTCGGCGATCGATCACCAGCCGAATATCATCATTGATGACGGCGCGGACGTCGTCAGCACCGTCCACCGCACGCGTCGCGAGGTGCTTGAGGGCATGATCGGCGCGACCGAGGAAACGACGACGGGCGTCGTCCGCATGCGCGCGATGGAGAATGACGGCGTGCTGGCGTTCCCGGTCGTTGCGGTGAATGACGCCGACACCAAGCACTTCTTCGACAATCGCTACGGCACCGGCCAGTCGACGCTCGACGGTATCCTGCGCGCGACCAACATTCTCCTGGCCGGCAAGGTGCTTGTCGTCGCAGGCTATGGCTGGTGCGGCAAGGGCATCGCCATGCGCGCGAAGGGCATGGGGGCGCGTGTCATCGTGACCGAGATCAACCCGACGCGGGCGCTCGAAGCGGCGATGGATGGCTTCGCCGTCACCACGATGCTTCGCGCGGCCACGATTGGCGACATCTTCATCACTGCGACCGGCAACATCAACGTGATCGACCGCGATGATTTCCAGAACATGCGCGACGGTGCGATCATCAGTAATGCTGGACATTTCAACTCCGAGATCAATATGGCGGCTCTGGAGGAAATGGCCGGCGAAGGCCGACGCATACTCCGACCGTTCGTTGAGGAGTTCCAGATCGCGGCTGACAAGCGGGTGATCGTGCTCGGTGAGGGACGATTGATTAATCTCGCAGCGGCCGAGGGCCACCCGGCGAGCGTGATGGACATGTCATTCGCCAATCAGGCGCTTGCCTGCTCCTATCTGGTGTCGCACGGCAGTGAGCTTGAGAAGCGTGTCTATGTCGTGCCGCAGGAGATTGATCAGCAGATCGCGCGGCTCAAACTGAGCGCCATGAACATCGAGATTGACGTGCTGACTGACGAGCAGGAAAGCTATATGTCGTCGTGGGAGCACGGGACATAG
- the metK gene encoding methionine adenosyltransferase codes for MPTSFMRASQAFFTSESVTEGHPDKLCDQISDAVLDAILTEDADARVACETAATTGLVVVFGEITTSTYVDIPRIARDVVRDIGYTSDAYGFDANTCGVITSIKEQSPDIAGGVDEALEIRDSEMRDPRDRIGAGDQGMMIGFACDETPELMPLPISLAHDLSHRLTIARRDGSLPFLRPDGKSQVTVEYEHGEPKRVATVLISTQHDESVSNEDIRSGVIEEIIYSSIPEALIDAETKILVNPSGRFVIGGPMGDAGLTGRKIIVDTYGGMARHGGGAFSGKDPTKVDRSGAYAARYVAKNIVAAGLARRCELQISYAIGVAHPLSLHVETFGTSTVSDERLVAVVEDMFDLRPLAIIQDLDLMRPIYRQVAAYGHFGRPDLDLPWERTDLAEALREAAGPQTTVGVA; via the coding sequence ATGCCGACTTCGTTTATGCGGGCATCGCAAGCGTTTTTCACGTCCGAATCTGTTACCGAGGGGCACCCAGACAAGCTCTGCGATCAGATTTCTGATGCCGTACTCGACGCGATTCTGACCGAAGATGCTGACGCCCGTGTCGCCTGCGAGACGGCAGCGACCACCGGGCTGGTCGTCGTCTTCGGCGAAATCACCACCAGCACCTACGTCGATATCCCCCGGATCGCTCGCGATGTCGTGCGCGACATCGGCTACACCAGCGATGCCTATGGGTTTGACGCCAATACGTGCGGCGTCATCACGTCAATCAAGGAGCAATCGCCGGACATCGCGGGCGGAGTCGATGAGGCGCTGGAGATTCGCGATAGCGAGATGCGCGACCCGCGTGACCGGATCGGCGCAGGCGACCAGGGCATGATGATCGGGTTCGCCTGCGACGAGACCCCGGAGCTCATGCCGCTGCCGATCTCGCTGGCCCACGACCTGTCACACCGATTAACGATCGCCCGACGCGACGGCTCGCTGCCGTTCCTGCGGCCCGATGGCAAGAGCCAGGTGACGGTCGAGTACGAGCACGGTGAGCCGAAGCGTGTCGCCACTGTGCTCATCTCAACGCAGCATGACGAGTCTGTCTCCAATGAAGACATTCGCTCAGGCGTCATTGAAGAGATCATTTACTCCAGCATCCCGGAAGCTCTGATCGACGCTGAGACGAAGATCCTGGTTAATCCGAGTGGCCGCTTCGTCATCGGCGGGCCGATGGGTGATGCCGGCCTGACCGGCCGCAAGATCATCGTCGACACCTACGGCGGCATGGCGCGCCACGGTGGCGGCGCGTTCTCGGGCAAAGATCCGACAAAGGTCGATCGCTCCGGTGCATACGCGGCACGCTACGTCGCCAAGAACATCGTGGCTGCCGGGCTGGCGCGGCGCTGCGAGCTGCAAATCTCCTATGCCATCGGCGTTGCGCATCCACTCTCGCTGCACGTCGAGACCTTCGGCACCAGCACGGTCTCCGACGAGCGACTGGTGGCTGTCGTCGAAGACATGTTCGATCTACGACCGTTGGCGATCATTCAGGACCTGGATCTGATGCGTCCAATCTATCGCCAGGTCGCGGCGTACGGTCATTTCGGTCGACCTGATCTCGATCTGCCGTGGGAGCGCACCGATCTGGCCGAGGCGTTGCGGGAGGCTGCCGGGCCGCAGACGACCGTCGGCGTCGCCTGA
- a CDS encoding GDP-mannose 4,6-dehydratase, producing the protein MTTALITGASGFVGRHLVAELESTTDWQVVGIGRRASTLGTRTRVLACDLRDADLVRRTVTHVAPEIIFHLASQSYVPQSVAAPAETLTNNLVGMLNVLEAIRGTANSVRVVAVGSAEEYGFVAPDEVPVTEAQPFRPGNPYAVSKIAQDMLALQYALSYGMEIVRLRPFSHVGPGQSDRFVLSTFARQIAEAEHGLIEPTILTGNLDAIRDFLDVRDVVQAYRLAADAIDPGKGEVYNLASGVGWRIGDLLDKLTGMATIPVEVRQDPSRLRPSDVPVLIGDATRFRERTGWQPGWTIEDTLRDILDDWRARLRPSA; encoded by the coding sequence ATGACGACCGCGCTCATCACCGGCGCGAGTGGTTTCGTTGGCCGTCACCTCGTCGCGGAACTCGAAAGCACCACCGACTGGCAGGTTGTCGGCATCGGTCGGCGTGCGTCCACACTCGGCACGCGGACGCGCGTGCTGGCCTGCGATCTTCGGGATGCTGATCTGGTGCGTCGAACGGTGACGCACGTTGCCCCGGAGATCATCTTTCATCTGGCCAGTCAGAGCTATGTGCCGCAGTCCGTCGCCGCACCGGCCGAAACCCTCACCAACAATCTGGTTGGAATGCTCAACGTCCTGGAGGCGATTCGCGGAACCGCGAACAGCGTACGCGTTGTCGCGGTCGGGTCAGCCGAAGAGTACGGTTTCGTCGCGCCGGACGAGGTGCCGGTTACCGAAGCACAGCCGTTCCGGCCCGGCAATCCGTACGCTGTCTCCAAGATCGCACAGGACATGCTCGCGCTCCAATATGCGCTGTCGTACGGTATGGAGATCGTCCGTCTGCGCCCATTCAGCCACGTCGGCCCTGGTCAGAGTGACCGGTTTGTGCTCTCGACATTTGCACGCCAGATAGCAGAGGCTGAACACGGGCTGATCGAGCCGACAATTCTGACCGGTAACCTCGATGCGATCCGTGACTTCCTCGATGTCCGCGACGTGGTTCAGGCCTATCGCCTGGCGGCAGATGCCATCGACCCCGGAAAAGGCGAGGTCTACAATCTGGCCAGCGGCGTCGGCTGGCGGATTGGCGACCTGCTGGACAAGCTCACCGGCATGGCGACGATCCCTGTCGAGGTGCGGCAGGACCCGTCGCGGTTGCGGCCGTCGGACGTGCCGGTGCTGATTGGTGACGCGACGCGGTTCCGCGAGCGCACGGGATGGCAACCTGGTTGGACGATTGAGGACACGTTGCGCGACATTCTCGACGATTGGCGCGCGCGGCTGCGCCCAAGCGCCTAG
- a CDS encoding creatininase family protein codes for MSTKCIHLADLTWMQAAEILEQRPVGLLPIGATEAHGPHLPLDTDVIIAVATAENAAEKLNAAGIPAIILPPIAYSVSFVGTSFPGTTPVEAEQFERYLTSLLTQAARQGYQALICCNAHLEPEHVNRIQRACRTVEEATGLPVRSPDQRKEHHAATLSEEFRRGARHAGCYETSIVLTAKPEAVDRATLATMPPVWIDLPARLREGARTFADAGAELGYFGDPAQATVEEGQAMLDALGAMIASAVPGYTPPGGTTG; via the coding sequence ATGTCCACGAAGTGCATCCATCTCGCAGATCTCACCTGGATGCAGGCGGCCGAGATCCTGGAGCAGCGGCCAGTCGGGCTGCTGCCGATCGGCGCGACCGAGGCTCATGGGCCGCATTTGCCGCTGGACACCGATGTCATCATCGCGGTCGCGACAGCGGAGAACGCCGCCGAAAAGCTCAACGCAGCCGGGATACCTGCGATCATCCTGCCACCGATTGCGTACAGCGTCTCATTCGTCGGGACGTCGTTTCCGGGCACTACACCCGTTGAGGCGGAGCAGTTCGAGCGCTACCTGACGAGCCTGCTCACTCAGGCAGCGAGGCAGGGGTATCAGGCGCTGATCTGCTGCAATGCGCATCTGGAGCCGGAACACGTCAACCGCATCCAGCGAGCCTGCCGTACCGTCGAGGAGGCGACCGGCCTGCCGGTGCGTTCGCCGGATCAGCGCAAAGAGCATCACGCCGCAACACTCAGCGAGGAGTTCCGCCGGGGCGCTCGTCACGCGGGGTGTTACGAGACATCGATCGTGCTCACCGCAAAGCCGGAAGCTGTCGATCGCGCGACGCTGGCGACAATGCCGCCGGTCTGGATCGATCTGCCGGCCCGTCTCCGTGAAGGTGCCCGTACGTTTGCCGATGCGGGCGCGGAACTCGGATATTTTGGCGATCCGGCACAGGCAACGGTCGAAGAAGGACAGGCGATGCTTGACGCACTGGGCGCGATGATCGCCAGCGCGGTCCCCGGCTACACGCCTCCGGGCGGAACGACCGGCTAG
- a CDS encoding cyclic-di-AMP receptor, with the protein MKLLVAIVQDYDASSLLQALVKAGYGATYIGTTGRFLRSGTAAVLVGIEDEQQASATAIITRLTCERSAPPASVPQSLENDMGTDLIESVALGGAHLFVLRVARFCQM; encoded by the coding sequence ATGAAGCTGCTTGTCGCGATTGTGCAGGACTATGATGCCTCATCTCTACTCCAGGCGCTGGTGAAAGCGGGGTATGGAGCGACCTATATCGGTACAACCGGCAGGTTCTTGCGCAGTGGAACCGCTGCGGTCCTTGTCGGAATCGAGGATGAGCAGCAAGCGAGCGCCACTGCCATCATCACCCGCCTCACATGTGAGCGTTCTGCTCCGCCTGCGTCGGTTCCGCAATCGCTCGAAAATGACATGGGAACTGATTTGATTGAATCGGTCGCGCTCGGTGGCGCGCATCTGTTCGTGCTGCGCGTCGCGCGTTTTTGCCAGATGTAG
- a CDS encoding molybdenum cofactor guanylyltransferase, which translates to MREPLSAAILTGGQSRRMGEDKALLRINGQAMVARAAARLASVSDDVFLVGDRPEYHDFGLRVVGDDHPGGGALGGIATAVRQAGYDRVLVVACDMPNLSPALLRAMAALVDDAQVLIPTTAADRSDQGGALTWETTHAIYRRSCLPVFERRLQAGQRKIVDAVRELRWRSLSEDWIREYDPRLESFGNVNTPEELAGLRVDVKGNAAP; encoded by the coding sequence GTGCGAGAACCGTTGAGCGCCGCGATTCTCACCGGCGGCCAGAGTCGGAGAATGGGCGAAGACAAGGCGCTGCTTCGCATCAACGGCCAGGCGATGGTCGCGCGGGCTGCAGCACGGCTTGCTTCGGTCAGCGATGACGTCTTTCTCGTTGGCGACCGGCCCGAGTATCATGACTTCGGCCTGCGCGTCGTTGGCGATGACCATCCGGGCGGTGGGGCGCTCGGCGGAATTGCAACGGCGGTGCGGCAGGCAGGCTATGATCGCGTTCTGGTTGTCGCGTGTGACATGCCGAATCTCTCGCCAGCGTTGCTGCGGGCAATGGCGGCGCTCGTCGATGATGCGCAAGTGTTGATCCCGACAACTGCCGCAGATCGCAGCGACCAGGGCGGCGCGCTGACCTGGGAGACGACGCACGCGATCTATCGCAGATCCTGTCTGCCTGTGTTTGAGCGGCGCTTGCAGGCCGGCCAGCGCAAGATCGTCGATGCTGTTCGCGAGCTGCGCTGGCGCTCGCTATCAGAAGACTGGATCCGTGAATACGATCCCAGGCTGGAGTCGTTCGGAAACGTGAACACTCCCGAAGAGCTTGCGGGCCTCCGTGTTGATGTAAAGGGGAATGCTGCACCGTGA
- a CDS encoding SAM-dependent chlorinase/fluorinase codes for MSVEPNGIVTLTTDLGTIDGYVAALKGVVLTNHRHATLIDVTHHIPSRDVTEAAFQTAMVWSTFPAGTVHLLVVDAGTDTSHRPVVAEVGGHYFVAPDNGVLTLLVANQPANALIVLNEPAFFRDVPAIFPGRDVLAPVAGRLASGDVSLNQLGSSVDPATLASLPWKASHDNPESVHAPVVSIDRFGNCRTLITRRQIPWDLSSVFVRCGDAFVRGIHRSYKDVPVGKTLALFGSHGGLEIAVRGGSATQSWEIQRGESVVVSTVDDPAS; via the coding sequence ATGAGCGTCGAGCCAAATGGGATCGTGACACTGACGACCGACCTCGGAACTATCGACGGCTACGTCGCGGCGCTGAAAGGGGTCGTGCTCACGAATCATCGTCATGCGACGCTCATCGACGTTACTCACCACATCCCGAGCCGCGACGTGACTGAGGCGGCGTTTCAAACTGCGATGGTCTGGTCGACATTTCCAGCAGGAACTGTCCATCTGCTGGTAGTCGATGCCGGAACGGATACGAGTCATCGTCCAGTGGTGGCCGAAGTGGGCGGCCATTACTTTGTTGCGCCTGACAATGGTGTGCTCACGCTGCTTGTCGCCAATCAACCGGCTAACGCTCTCATTGTTCTGAATGAGCCCGCATTCTTTCGTGATGTACCCGCTATCTTCCCCGGTCGTGATGTTCTCGCGCCGGTCGCCGGTCGCCTGGCGTCGGGAGACGTCAGCCTCAACCAACTCGGCAGCTCGGTTGACCCGGCAACCCTGGCGTCGCTGCCGTGGAAGGCAAGCCACGACAACCCGGAAAGCGTGCACGCACCAGTCGTTTCGATCGATCGCTTCGGCAACTGTCGGACGCTGATCACGAGGCGGCAGATCCCGTGGGACCTCTCCTCCGTCTTCGTGCGCTGCGGCGATGCGTTCGTGCGCGGCATCCATCGTTCATACAAGGACGTTCCGGTGGGGAAGACGTTGGCGTTGTTCGGTAGCCATGGAGGATTGGAGATCGCCGTCCGCGGTGGGAGCGCCACGCAGTCGTGGGAGATCCAGCGCGGTGAGAGCGTAGTTGTATCGACGGTGGACGATCCGGCTTCGTAA
- the miaB gene encoding tRNA (N6-isopentenyl adenosine(37)-C2)-methylthiotransferase MiaB: MEPIHLVRRTAMPTAKPAVESGEKHYCIWTIGCQMNEAESAKVEAMLSQVGYHRTEVEEQADVIVLNSCVVRQAAEDKVVGKIGSLARVKRSNPDVRIALTGCMVTGQEPKLRERFPHVDLFFGPSEFDRLVEIVPELHEADADLAELPHYYQPIASNPGVSAFVPIIYGCNFVCSYCIVPYRRGREISRPFDEIVDEVRRLAAQGVREVTLLGQTVNAYGHDLPDGRDLADLLRAVDSIDGIERLRFLTSHPKYFSDKLIETIAELPSACEHVNLPVQAGNNEILRRMRRTYTQEHYRDRIAKIRETIPGVTLSTDIIVGFPGETDEQFQDTIDLLRDMDFEKVHVAMYSPRPGTLSSRWEDDIPHEVKHARHQAVERLQEEISARKFRHMVGEHREILVDGFAKGRWRGRTRGNQLVFFEASGDWLGQLVDVRITEATTWYVLAEPVKVLTHA, encoded by the coding sequence GTGGAGCCAATTCATCTCGTTCGTCGTACTGCGATGCCGACAGCAAAACCCGCAGTCGAGTCCGGCGAGAAGCATTACTGCATCTGGACGATCGGTTGCCAGATGAACGAGGCAGAATCCGCCAAGGTCGAGGCGATGCTCAGTCAGGTTGGCTACCATCGGACCGAAGTTGAAGAGCAGGCTGATGTTATCGTCCTGAACTCCTGCGTCGTTCGACAGGCGGCCGAGGATAAGGTCGTCGGCAAGATCGGCTCCCTTGCCCGCGTGAAGCGCTCGAATCCCGATGTCCGCATCGCGCTCACCGGCTGCATGGTCACCGGTCAGGAGCCCAAACTCCGCGAACGCTTCCCCCATGTTGATCTCTTCTTCGGCCCGTCAGAATTCGATCGGCTGGTCGAGATCGTCCCTGAGCTCCACGAAGCCGACGCTGACCTCGCCGAACTCCCGCACTACTACCAGCCAATCGCGTCGAACCCGGGCGTTTCCGCGTTCGTGCCGATCATCTATGGCTGCAACTTCGTTTGCTCCTACTGCATCGTGCCGTACCGACGTGGCCGAGAGATCAGCCGGCCGTTCGACGAGATCGTCGACGAGGTGCGACGTCTCGCCGCACAGGGCGTTCGCGAAGTGACACTGCTCGGCCAGACCGTCAACGCCTACGGACACGATCTGCCGGACGGTCGAGACCTCGCAGACCTGCTGCGCGCCGTCGATTCGATCGATGGGATCGAGCGCTTGCGGTTCCTGACCTCGCATCCGAAGTATTTCTCGGACAAGCTGATCGAGACGATCGCTGAGTTGCCGAGTGCTTGCGAGCACGTGAATCTGCCGGTGCAGGCCGGCAACAATGAGATTCTGCGCCGGATGCGCCGCACCTACACGCAGGAGCACTATCGCGATCGCATCGCGAAGATTCGCGAGACAATCCCGGGCGTTACCCTTTCGACCGATATCATCGTCGGATTCCCGGGAGAGACGGACGAACAGTTCCAGGACACGATTGATCTGCTGCGGGACATGGACTTCGAGAAGGTCCACGTGGCGATGTACTCACCGCGACCCGGCACGCTCTCGTCCCGCTGGGAAGATGATATTCCGCACGAGGTCAAGCATGCCCGCCACCAGGCTGTGGAGCGTCTTCAGGAGGAGATCAGCGCGCGGAAGTTCCGACACATGGTCGGCGAGCATCGCGAGATTCTCGTCGATGGCTTCGCCAAGGGTCGCTGGCGTGGCCGAACGCGCGGCAACCAGCTCGTATTTTTCGAGGCATCAGGTGACTGGTTGGGCCAGCTCGTGGATGTGCGGATCACGGAAGCAACGACGTGGTATGTGCTCGCTGAGCCGGTCAAGGTACTCACGCACGCATAA
- a CDS encoding DUF4115 domain-containing protein: protein MSNFGELLQQARDYKGVTLREAERATRISRHHLAALESENFAALPAPTYAKGIVRNYAQYLGLDPLTTVELFEQRSGEVARSKRVVGTTTTYNARSHWVPNFAIIAFMIIMAAIVFTWIYSAYLRPSETAAPTAVAVATVTPVSESLLAQVTVQTTEAMPTPLATPTAPPETTPTSEPEASGPASVDDEPTAVVDDSTDTSDIADDAEVVDDTSTDDGSGSVVTEGPHTFVIWVTDDVWVQMIVDDVVVADDVLPAGTELTYGGSSLWVESGNAAFVHVYVDGEDYGVLGDSWDSAFSFP from the coding sequence ATGTCCAACTTCGGAGAGCTTCTTCAACAGGCACGCGACTACAAGGGTGTGACCCTCCGCGAGGCGGAGCGGGCAACCCGCATAAGTCGCCACCATCTGGCCGCGCTGGAGTCAGAGAATTTCGCAGCGCTCCCGGCACCGACCTACGCCAAAGGCATAGTTCGCAACTACGCGCAATACCTTGGGCTCGACCCGCTGACAACGGTGGAGCTGTTCGAGCAACGCAGCGGCGAGGTCGCGCGGTCGAAGCGGGTCGTTGGCACGACGACGACCTATAACGCACGATCTCACTGGGTGCCCAACTTCGCCATCATCGCGTTCATGATCATCATGGCCGCGATTGTCTTTACCTGGATCTACTCGGCGTACCTGCGGCCGTCGGAAACCGCTGCACCCACCGCAGTCGCCGTCGCGACCGTGACGCCGGTATCCGAGTCTTTGCTGGCGCAGGTCACCGTCCAGACAACCGAGGCGATGCCGACGCCGCTCGCCACCCCGACAGCGCCGCCCGAAACGACACCAACGTCGGAGCCGGAAGCATCCGGGCCTGCGTCTGTCGATGATGAACCCACGGCAGTCGTCGATGACTCGACCGATACGAGTGACATCGCAGACGATGCCGAGGTGGTCGATGACACGTCCACTGACGATGGGTCTGGCAGTGTCGTCACCGAAGGCCCCCACACGTTTGTCATCTGGGTGACTGATGATGTCTGGGTGCAGATGATTGTCGACGATGTCGTTGTCGCAGACGACGTGCTTCCGGCCGGGACTGAGCTCACGTATGGTGGCAGCAGCCTCTGGGTGGAGTCAGGTAACGCAGCGTTCGTGCATGTATACGTCGATGGGGAAGACTACGGCGTCCTCGGCGATAGCTGGGATTCAGCGTTTAGTTTTCCGTAA
- the coaBC gene encoding bifunctional phosphopantothenoylcysteine decarboxylase/phosphopantothenate--cysteine ligase CoaBC: MAILQDKRIVLGVTGGIAAYKSIDLASKLVQAGARVDVILTESARQFVTPLPFEAITKRRVHSGVFEGWSEAEKGHISLAEEAELIIVAPATANSIARLALGLADDMLTVTHLAAAPRGTPIVIAPAMEHHMYLHPATQQHLETLRSRGAVVVDPDHGRLASGAIGIGRLPTTERLIAAIEGALSRGGPLWKKRVVVTAGATQEAIDPIRLLTNRSSGRMGYALAHAALQAGADVTLITTPTALPPVIGATTVPVTSAIDMRDAVATHAAGADALIMAAAVADYRPASVAEDKIKKSDDDLVIQLVRNPDILATVETPGTIRVGFAAETTNHEAYARDKLARKNLDFIVLNDARAAMGADSNAVTLFFRDGRSESLGEASKAAVAEQIMQRVADLVVGKPD, from the coding sequence ATGGCGATCCTGCAGGACAAGCGCATTGTGCTGGGCGTAACCGGCGGGATCGCCGCGTACAAGTCGATCGATCTCGCGAGCAAGCTCGTTCAGGCTGGTGCCCGCGTCGATGTCATCCTCACCGAGTCGGCCAGGCAATTCGTCACGCCGCTGCCGTTCGAAGCGATCACCAAACGGCGCGTTCACAGCGGCGTGTTCGAAGGCTGGAGCGAAGCCGAGAAGGGGCACATATCACTAGCTGAAGAGGCCGAGCTCATCATCGTCGCCCCGGCCACAGCCAACTCAATCGCCAGGCTGGCACTTGGCCTCGCCGACGACATGCTGACGGTCACGCACCTGGCCGCAGCGCCACGCGGCACCCCGATCGTCATCGCGCCCGCGATGGAGCATCACATGTACCTCCATCCAGCCACGCAGCAGCATCTGGAGACGTTGCGCTCGCGCGGAGCGGTCGTCGTCGATCCGGATCACGGCCGGCTCGCCAGCGGGGCTATCGGCATCGGTCGGCTGCCAACCACCGAGCGGCTCATCGCCGCGATCGAAGGAGCACTCAGTCGTGGCGGGCCGCTCTGGAAGAAACGCGTCGTCGTTACCGCTGGTGCCACGCAGGAGGCCATCGACCCGATTCGGCTGCTGACCAATCGCTCATCCGGCCGCATGGGCTACGCGCTCGCCCACGCGGCGCTACAAGCGGGAGCCGACGTCACACTGATCACAACACCAACGGCCCTACCGCCGGTGATCGGCGCAACGACCGTCCCGGTTACATCTGCCATCGACATGCGCGATGCCGTCGCCACCCACGCTGCTGGCGCGGACGCGTTGATCATGGCCGCGGCTGTAGCAGACTATCGCCCTGCCAGCGTTGCCGAGGACAAGATCAAGAAGTCCGACGACGATCTCGTCATCCAGCTGGTGCGCAACCCGGACATTCTGGCGACGGTCGAGACACCCGGGACAATCCGCGTTGGATTTGCCGCCGAAACGACGAACCACGAGGCCTACGCGCGCGACAAGCTTGCGCGGAAGAATCTGGACTTCATCGTGCTGAACGATGCGCGCGCAGCAATGGGTGCGGACTCGAACGCGGTCACGCTCTTCTTCCGCGACGGTCGCAGCGAGTCACTTGGCGAAGCATCGAAGGCGGCGGTTGCCGAGCAGATCATGCAGCGCGTTGCTGACCTCGTTGTTGGAAAGCCCGACTAA